CTTCCCATCCTAGCCGTGAATCCGCTGGGGACCGGGTTTCCGCCCGGTCCCCGTCCAGGGGAGCGCGGGAGGAACGACTGGAGAGCTGAACCCGTCGATAAGCGCAAGGCTGGCCGCCCGCCCTCTTCTCCTGTTATCGGCGGGGAATCCGTCGCAGAACGCGGCTTGTTCGGGCGCGAGGTGCTCGTGAAGGCCTCTGACCCTCTTTGGGAGCAATGACGTGAGCAGTCTCATGAAGGAGTCCGTGCTGCGCGTGCATCACTGGACCGACACCCTGTTCAGCTTCGTCACCACGCGCGACCCGGGCTTCCGCTTCGCCAGTGGTCAGTTCACGATGATGGGCCTGGAGGTCGAGGGCCGGCCGCTGCTGCGCGCCTACAGCATGGTGAGCGCGCACTATGACGACCACCTCGAGTTCCTGAGCATCAAGGTGCCCGGCGGGCCGCTGACCTCCCGGCTGCAGCACCTGAAGGAAGGGGACCAGGTGCTCGTCAGCAAGAAGGCGACGGGCACGCTCGTGCTCAAGCACCTCTTGCCCGGCAAGAACCTCTACATGCTGAGCACCGGCACGGGCCTGGCGCCGTTCCTCAGCCTCGCGAAGGACCCGGAGATGTACGAGCAGTTCGACCGGGTCATCCTCACGCACACCTGCCGGCGGGCCGAGGAGCTGGCCTACCACGACCTCTTCCTCCACGAGCTGCCCCACAACGAGTTCTTCGGGGAGCTGGTGAAGCAGAAGCTCACGTACTACCCGAGCGTCACGCGCGAGGACTTCCGCAACACGGGCCGCATCACCGACCTCATCCAGAGCGAGAAGCTGTTCAAGGACGTGGGCCTGCCGCCGCTGAACCCGGAGGTGGACCGCGTGATGCTCTGTGGCAGCCCCGGCATGCTCGCGGACCTCACGACCATGCTGGAGGCGCGCGGCTTCCGGGAGGGCACCCCTGGTGAGGCCGGGCACTACGTCACCGAGAAGGCCTTCGCGGAGCGCTAGTTTCAGAGCACGCTCTTTCCAAGCGCCAGCAACACATCGAGGAAGCGACGGTTGGCGAAGAGCAGGGGCACCATGGGCGCCATGGCCGCGATGAGTACGGCCAGTGCCGCACGGACGTCCACCGGGAACCAGCGCATGCGGCGCGCGACGCTGAAGGACGACCCCAGGTCCACGAGGGACGAGAACTCGGGCGCGCCCAGGAGTTCCTGCCCCGCGGGCAGCTCGCGGTGGAACCACCGTTGCTCGAAGTGCCGCGAGTGCCAGGCGGCCACCCCCGAAAAGGCGTGGTCCCCGCGCCGCTTCGCGATCAGGAGCTGACGGCTGAAGAAGGCCAGCGGGGCGAAGACGACGACAACGCTGAGCAGCGCGAAGGCGAACAGGTGAAGGGCGTAGTCGGTGAGGTCGGCGCTGGGGGCGCGCCCCAGCCGCTGCGCGGTGAGCGTGGAGGCCACCGCGAGGACGATGAGCGCGAAGCTGGCCTGGCAGGTGCCGAGGAACCCCAGGCCCCCCGCCAGGTCAGGATGGGTGGGCACGAGGGCGAGCGGCAGCCGGGAGACCCTGAACAGGAAGACGGCCCACAGGACGCTCCGCCAGAGCCAGCGCAGCAGCAGGAACCGGATGAGGGGCATGCTCACCACGAGGTACCACCCCCCAGCCAGGGTGAGCGGGCCACCGGGCTCCGCGTGGACCCAGGCCGGGTTCGCCTGATGGGGCAGGTCCATGAAGGACACGGCGAAGGAGGCGACCAACAACCCGGCCTCGATGCTGGCGCTGCGCTTCAGCCGCATCACGCCGCGCGCGATGCCCTCGAAGGTGGCCAGGTCCTTTGTCTCAATCAGCTCCGAGACGACGAACTGGCGCACGGCCGCCTTGAGGCTCAGGTCGATGTAGCGCTCGACCGCGATGAGCAGCGGTAGGGACACCAGGAACTCGACGTGGATCCCCAGGTCGCGCAGGAAGGCATGTGACACGGAGGGCCCGCCCTGGAGCAACGACAAGGCAAGGAGCGGCAGCCAGCCCACCAGCGTCAGGACGAGGATGCGCACGGGCCGGGAGACACGGAGGGGGCGGGCGGGGGAGCGCCGTCGATGGAACGCGCTTCCCTGGACGAGCGAGAAGTCGAGCAGTGAGGCGGGGACGTCCATGGCGATTTCAAAGCTGCGCCTTGGGAGCCGCCCTGGCCAGTCATCGCGCCGCTTGCCCTACCGCTGGGGCGAGAGCTTTCCAGGCATCCACGTGCGCCAGGGCTCGCCAGGCGGGGGATTCAATCCCTTTGCAACGGGATGGTTCGTTTGAGAGGCATT
Above is a window of Corallococcus caeni DNA encoding:
- a CDS encoding ferredoxin--NADP reductase; the encoded protein is MSSLMKESVLRVHHWTDTLFSFVTTRDPGFRFASGQFTMMGLEVEGRPLLRAYSMVSAHYDDHLEFLSIKVPGGPLTSRLQHLKEGDQVLVSKKATGTLVLKHLLPGKNLYMLSTGTGLAPFLSLAKDPEMYEQFDRVILTHTCRRAEELAYHDLFLHELPHNEFFGELVKQKLTYYPSVTREDFRNTGRITDLIQSEKLFKDVGLPPLNPEVDRVMLCGSPGMLADLTTMLEARGFREGTPGEAGHYVTEKAFAER